TCGTGCCCGCCGATCCGGCAAGGCGTGGCCACTGCCTCCAGGATGCGCCGCAGCACCTGTTCGCAAGCCCCGGAGGTCTTGATCCCGCCAAGTAGCAAGGCAAATTCGTCACCACCCAGGCGGGCAGCGGTATCTTCAATCCGCAGCACGTCCCCCAGCCGGCGGGCGATCTCCTGCAGCAGTTGATCGCCGGCTGCATGCCCAAGCGTGTCATTAACCGCCTTGAAACCGTCCAGATCCATCAGGCAGACCGCCAACCACTCCCCGGAGCGACGGGCCCGGGCAATCGCCTGGCGCATCCGGTCGGCCAGCAACACCCGGTTCGGCAGCCCGGTCAACGCATCGTAATGTGCGTCGTGCTGCAAACGCCTTTCCTGCTCGACCAGCAAGGTCACATCGACCGTACTGCTGACCGCCCCGACCTGCTCACCGGTGGCATCATCGAACATTGCGTGGGCATTGAAGCGGACCCAGCGGTGGGTATCGTCCTTGCGGATGATCCTGACCAGCAGATTACCAACCCCCGGGTCGCCGGCCAGCGCCCGGGCCACGGGAAAGCTTTCGGGGCGACAATAAGCACCCTGCTCGGATAAGCAAAACTGCATCCACTGCAACCAATGCACCCCGGGAGCCACCAGTTCGTCATTCGCCACTTGTTCTAGGCTCGCGGTATTGGCAAAAAGCAAGCGCCCTTCGCGATCCCAGAACTGGATACCTTCCTGAATCGTCTCAAAGACCGAACTCATCCGCGCGGTGAACAACGGCGACCAGGGTCCGACCGGGCTTTCCGGATCAATTTGCTGGCTAGCGTCAAGCAACAACTGGGCGATCCCTCATTAAGCAAACAGTGGTAAAGAATTTTCAGCTTCAACGTTAGATAATACTACCTAGTTGGACGCCCCCAAGAGTTTGCCAAGTGCTCAAAAAGATCAAAACAGAAGACCTGACGCTCGGCATGCACCTGCATGCCTTTTGCGGTTCCTACCTCGACCACCCGTTCTGGCGCACCCGCTTCGTTCTCGAGGACCCCAAGGACCTGGCGCAGATCAAGGACTGTCCGGTGCGCGAGGTGTGGATCGATTCCGCGAAAGGCCTCGATATCGCCGCCGAACTCTCCTCAGACGAGGTCGAGGAACTTCCGCCGCCGCCCCCCGCTCCCGCCGCCATCGAAAAATCCTCGATGGGAGACGAAATCAAGCGTGCCTCGAAGATTGTCGCCAAAGGCCGCGAAGCGGTCGTTTCAATGTTCCAGGAAGCTCGCATGGGCAAGGCCATCGAGGCCGAGGCCGCCGCGCCGCTGGTCGAAGAAATTTCCAACTCGGTGCTGCGCAACCCAGGGGCCCTGATCAGTCTGGCCCGCCTGAAGACCGCCGACGATTACACCTACATGCATTCCGTCGCGGTCTGCGCGCTGATGATCGCCCTCGCCCGCCAACTCGGCCTCGATGAGCAACAGACCCGCGAGGCAGGGATGGCCGGCCTGTTGCACGACCTGGGCAAGGCGATGATTCCGAACGAAATCCTCAACAAGCCGGGCAAGCTGACCGACGAAGAATTTGCCATCGTCAAGACCCACCCGGCCGAGGGCCACAAGTTGCTGCTCGAAGGCAAGGGCATCAGTGAAGTCACCAAGGACGTCTGCCTGCACCACCACGAAAAGGTCGATGGCAGCGGCTACCCCAAGGGTCTGAACAGCGAAACGATGAGCCTGTTCGCCAAGATGGGGGCCGTTTGCGACGTCTACGACGCGATCACCTCGACCCGCCCGTACAAGGCCGGCTGGGACCCGGCCGAGTCGATCAAGCGGATGGCCGAATGGAAGGGACATTTCGACCCGGCGGTATTCCAGGCTTTCGTCAAGAGCCTCGGCATCTACCCGACCGGCTCGCTGGTCCGGCTGGCCTCGGGCAAGCTCGGCGTGGTCATCGAGCAGGGTGAGAAATCCCTGCTGACGCCGAAGGTCAAGGTGTTCTACTCGACCAAGTCGCAAGCCTATATCCCGCCCGAGGTGGTCGACCTGGCGCGCAGCCCGGAGAAGATCGCCGGCCGCGAGGAGGCAAGCAAATGGGGAATCAAGGACATCGACCGGTACTGGGTCGGCGAGGCCGGTTGACGACGCTTGCTGCCGGCCGGCAAAAAACCGGTTTATAATCCAAAACTTCCGAGGGGCGCTGCAGGGCGGACAAAAACGTTCGCCCCAGGCTCGGTGCAAAAACGGCGCTCACCCGATCATTGTTCCAATCCGTGCCGGGCACGGGGCAGCATACGGGTGGGCACGTCATTCGAGCCTCTCTTTTTGCCCCGTTCCGGCCACACAGTTCAATCGAAGGAGCTCGCTGTGGCTGAATTCAAAGACTACGTCATCGCTGACATCGCCCTTGCCGACTGGGGTCGCAAGGAAATCAAGATCGCCGAAGGTGAAATGCCGGGCCTGATGGCCATTCGCGAAGAATTCGCGAAGACTCAGCCGCTCAAGGGCGCGCGCATCACCGGCTCGCTGCACATGACCATCCAGACCGCCGTGCTGATCGAGACGCTGACCGCGCTCGGCGCCGAAGTCCGCTGGGCCTCGTGCAACATCTTCTCGACGCAGGACCATGCGGCTGCCGCCATCGCCGCCGCCAACATCCCGGTCTTTGCCGTCAAGGGCGAAACCCTGGTCGACTACTGGGATTACACCCACCGCATCTTCGAATGGGCCGACGGTGGCTATTCGAACATGATCCTCGACGACGGTGGCGATGCCACCCTGCTGCTGCACCTCGGTGCCAAGGCCGAAAAGGACATCTCCGTGCTGGCGAAGCCGGGCTCCGAAGAAGAAACCATCCTCTTTGCCGCAATCAAGGCCAAGCTGGCCGTCGATCCCACCTGGTACTCGGTGCGTCTGGCCCAGATCAAGGGCGTGACCGAAGAAACCACCACCGGCGTCCATCGCCTGTACCAGATGCACGCCCGTGGCGACCTCAAGTTCCCGGCGATCAACGTCAACGACTCCGTCACCAAGTCGAAGTTCGACAACCTTTACGGCTGCCGCGAATCGCTGGTTGACGGCATCAAGCGCGCCACCGACGTCATGGTTGCCGGCAAGATCGCCGTCGTCTGCGGCTACGGCGACGTGGGCAAAGGCTCGGCGCAAGCCCTGCGCGCTCTGTCGGCACAAGTCTGGGTCACTGAAATCGACCCGATCTGCGCCCTGCAGGCCGCGATGGAAGGCTATCGCGTCGTGACCATGGAATACGCCGCCGACAAGGCCGACATCTTCGTCACCACTACCGGCAACTTCCACGTCATCCAGCACGACCACATGGTCAAGATGAAGAACAACGCCATCGTCTGCAACATCGGCCACTTCGACAACGAAATCGACGTTGCTTCGCTGGAACAGTACCAGTGGGAAGAAATCAAGCCGCAGGTCGATCACGTTATCTTCCCGGACGGCAAGCGCATCATCCTGCTCGCCAAGGGCCGCCTGGTGAACCTCGGCTGCGCCACCGGCCATCCGTCCTACGTGATGTCCTCGTCCTTCGCCAACCAGACCATCGCCCAGATCGAGCTGTTCACCAAGACCGGCGAATACCCGGTCGGCGTGTACACGCTGCCCAAGCATCTGGACGAGAAGGTCGCCCGCCTGCAACTGAAGACGCTCAACGTGCAACTGACGACGCTGACGCAGCAGCAGGCCGACTACATCGGCGTGCCGGTGGAAGGTCCGTACAAGGCCGATCACTACCGCTATTGATCTGGCGGCCGGCGGTCGGCGCTTAGGGGAAGAGTTCAATTCTTCCCTTCTCTATTCATCGCTGACCGCCAACACCTGACAACCCACATGAGCATGAACTCCTTCCACGCCCGGCAAGGCAAGCCGCGCGACGAAAAACCGGCGAAAAAACCGGTCGACCGTGGCGGCATGCTGCGCGCCGATGCCTTGCTCGTCCAGCAAGGCCTGGCCACATCGCGCACCGCTGCGCAGCGCCTGATCGAAGCCGGCCGGGTGCTGCTCGACGGCACCGTGCTCAACAAGGCCGCGCTGTCGTTGCCGCCGGACGCCGCGCTCAGCGTGGTCGCCGACGCCGACGACCGCTACGTCTCGCGCGGCGGCCTCAAGCTGGCCGGGGCGCTGACAGAAAGCGGAATGCGCGTGGCGGGGCTCCGCTGCCTCGACGTTGGGCAATCGACCGGCGGCTTTTCCGACTGCCTGCTGCAGGCCGGTGCGGCGCAGGTGGTCGGAGTCGATGTCGGCCACGGTCAACTGCACCCACGGCTGAAAACCGAGCCGCGCCTGACTGCAATCGAAGGCGTCAATTGCCGCCATCTGAGCCCGGCCGATCTCGGCCCGGCGCTCCCTCCCGGCGGCTTCGACCGGATCGTCGGCGACGTCTCGTTCATCTCGCTGACGCTGATCCTGCCGCAACTGCCGCCGCTGCTGGCCGCCGACGGCGAAATGCTGCTGCTGGTCAAACCGCAGTTCGAGGTCGGCCCCGGCAATCTTGGCAAAGGCGGCATCGTCCGCGACCCGGCGCTCTACGCCGAAGTTGAGCAGAAGCTCCGCGATTTTGCGCAAAATCTCGGGTTGACCGTAAAAGCCTGGCTGAACAGCCCGATTGCGGGCGGCGACGGCAACCGTGAATTCTTCATCTGGCTGAACCAATGAAAACCGAAATCTCCATCGAATTCTTCCCGCCGCAGACGCCCGAAGGCATCGAAAAACTGCGCGCGACGCGCCAGAAGCTGGCGGAACTCAAGCCCGAGTTCTTCTCGGTCACCTACGGTGCCGGCGGCTCGACCCGCGAGCGCACCTTCGCCGTGGTCAAGGAAATCGCCGCCGAAGGCTTCGACGCCGCACCGCACCTCTCGTGCATCGGCTCCAGCCGCGAGTCGATCCGCGAAATCCTGGCTGAATACAAGGAGGCCGGCATCCGCCGCATCGTCGCCCTGCGCGGCGACCTGCCCTCGGGTATGGCCGAAACCGGTGAATTCCGCTACGCCAACGAACTGGTCGAATTCATCCGTGCCGAAACCGGCGACCACTTCAGCCTCGAAGTCGCCGCCTACCCGGAGTGGCACCCCCAGGCCAAGAGCCCGAAGGATGACCTCGAAGCCTTCGCGCGCAAGGTCAAGGCTGGTGCCAACTCGGCGATCACGCAGTACTTCTACAAC
This genomic window from Dechloromonas sp. ZY10 contains:
- the metF gene encoding methylenetetrahydrofolate reductase [NAD(P)H] codes for the protein MKTEISIEFFPPQTPEGIEKLRATRQKLAELKPEFFSVTYGAGGSTRERTFAVVKEIAAEGFDAAPHLSCIGSSRESIREILAEYKEAGIRRIVALRGDLPSGMAETGEFRYANELVEFIRAETGDHFSLEVAAYPEWHPQAKSPKDDLEAFARKVKAGANSAITQYFYNADAYFHFVDEARALGVDVPITPGIMPIVGFTKLARFSDACGADIPRWMRKKFESFGDDSDSIRAFGLDVVTELCERLLQGGAPGLHFYCMNQAALTTEICRRLG
- the ahcY gene encoding adenosylhomocysteinase, with product MAEFKDYVIADIALADWGRKEIKIAEGEMPGLMAIREEFAKTQPLKGARITGSLHMTIQTAVLIETLTALGAEVRWASCNIFSTQDHAAAAIAAANIPVFAVKGETLVDYWDYTHRIFEWADGGYSNMILDDGGDATLLLHLGAKAEKDISVLAKPGSEEETILFAAIKAKLAVDPTWYSVRLAQIKGVTEETTTGVHRLYQMHARGDLKFPAINVNDSVTKSKFDNLYGCRESLVDGIKRATDVMVAGKIAVVCGYGDVGKGSAQALRALSAQVWVTEIDPICALQAAMEGYRVVTMEYAADKADIFVTTTGNFHVIQHDHMVKMKNNAIVCNIGHFDNEIDVASLEQYQWEEIKPQVDHVIFPDGKRIILLAKGRLVNLGCATGHPSYVMSSSFANQTIAQIELFTKTGEYPVGVYTLPKHLDEKVARLQLKTLNVQLTTLTQQQADYIGVPVEGPYKADHYRY
- a CDS encoding HD-GYP domain-containing protein: MLKKIKTEDLTLGMHLHAFCGSYLDHPFWRTRFVLEDPKDLAQIKDCPVREVWIDSAKGLDIAAELSSDEVEELPPPPPAPAAIEKSSMGDEIKRASKIVAKGREAVVSMFQEARMGKAIEAEAAAPLVEEISNSVLRNPGALISLARLKTADDYTYMHSVAVCALMIALARQLGLDEQQTREAGMAGLLHDLGKAMIPNEILNKPGKLTDEEFAIVKTHPAEGHKLLLEGKGISEVTKDVCLHHHEKVDGSGYPKGLNSETMSLFAKMGAVCDVYDAITSTRPYKAGWDPAESIKRMAEWKGHFDPAVFQAFVKSLGIYPTGSLVRLASGKLGVVIEQGEKSLLTPKVKVFYSTKSQAYIPPEVVDLARSPEKIAGREEASKWGIKDIDRYWVGEAG
- a CDS encoding TlyA family RNA methyltransferase, with translation MSMNSFHARQGKPRDEKPAKKPVDRGGMLRADALLVQQGLATSRTAAQRLIEAGRVLLDGTVLNKAALSLPPDAALSVVADADDRYVSRGGLKLAGALTESGMRVAGLRCLDVGQSTGGFSDCLLQAGAAQVVGVDVGHGQLHPRLKTEPRLTAIEGVNCRHLSPADLGPALPPGGFDRIVGDVSFISLTLILPQLPPLLAADGEMLLLVKPQFEVGPGNLGKGGIVRDPALYAEVEQKLRDFAQNLGLTVKAWLNSPIAGGDGNREFFIWLNQ